A genome region from Quadrisphaera sp. RL12-1S includes the following:
- a CDS encoding SPOR domain-containing protein — MSEQFWFNTKTGQVDVGHLKPGSTLLGPYATREEAERALQTAREKTEAWDRAEED, encoded by the coding sequence ATGAGCGAGCAGTTCTGGTTCAACACGAAGACCGGCCAGGTCGACGTCGGCCACCTCAAGCCGGGCTCGACCCTCCTGGGGCCGTACGCCACCCGTGAGGAGGCCGAGCGCGCGCTGCAGACGGCCCGGGAGAAGACCGAGGCCTGGGACCGCGCCGAGGAGGACTGA
- the map gene encoding type I methionyl aminopeptidase translates to MPQRAPSSPVVAGVVSPRRAVPAGLPRPEYVDRPRPQPYSGPHVQPAEVVERMRTACRLAARAAAAGAEHVRPGTTTDAVDAVVHEFLLDHGAYPSTLGYRGFPKSCCTSVNEVVCHGIPDDRPLAEGDLCSIDVTAYVVLDGIGVHGDTCVTVGAGELDEASALLLERARAATDRGIAAVRPGREVNVIGRVVESAARRHGYGSVKEYTGHGIGTAFHSGLVIPHHDAAPAHADVIEVGMTFTVEPMITEGDPAVEVWDDGWTVVTRDRGRVAQFEHTVLVTDTGAEVLTLP, encoded by the coding sequence GTGCCGCAGCGCGCCCCCTCCAGCCCGGTCGTCGCCGGTGTCGTCAGCCCCCGCCGCGCCGTCCCCGCGGGCCTGCCGCGCCCGGAGTACGTGGACCGGCCCCGCCCGCAGCCCTACTCCGGCCCGCACGTGCAGCCGGCCGAGGTGGTCGAGCGGATGCGCACCGCCTGCCGCCTCGCCGCGCGGGCCGCCGCCGCGGGCGCGGAGCACGTCCGCCCCGGCACCACCACGGACGCCGTGGACGCCGTCGTCCACGAGTTCCTCCTCGACCACGGCGCCTACCCGTCCACGCTCGGCTACCGCGGCTTCCCCAAGTCGTGCTGCACCAGCGTCAACGAGGTGGTCTGCCACGGCATCCCCGACGACAGGCCGCTCGCCGAGGGCGACCTGTGCAGCATCGACGTCACGGCGTACGTCGTCCTCGACGGCATCGGGGTGCACGGCGACACGTGCGTGACGGTCGGTGCCGGCGAGCTCGACGAGGCCAGCGCCCTGCTGCTGGAGCGCGCCCGCGCCGCCACGGACCGCGGCATCGCGGCCGTGCGCCCCGGGCGGGAGGTCAACGTCATCGGCCGCGTGGTGGAGAGCGCGGCCCGCCGCCACGGCTACGGGTCGGTGAAGGAGTACACCGGCCACGGCATCGGCACGGCGTTCCACTCGGGCCTGGTCATCCCCCACCACGACGCCGCTCCGGCGCACGCCGACGTCATCGAGGTCGGCATGACGTTCACGGTCGAGCCCATGATCACCGAGGGTGACCCGGCGGTGGAGGTCTGGGACGACGGCTGGACCGTGGTCACCCGCGACCGCGGCCGCGTCGCCCAGTTCGAGCACACGGTGCTGGTCACCGACACCGGTGCGGAGGTCCTCACGCTGCCGTGA
- a CDS encoding VOC family protein, which produces MSDEADRPAVPGVQVVVDCADPHAQAEFWAAALGYEVEDVEPLVRRMLEAGYATDADVLERGGVLVWRDAAAARDPGGVRPRLYLQRVPEPKTVKNRVHLDLHVGPERVDGEVARLEGLGATRAGEGRQGPQRWVVMADPEGNELCVS; this is translated from the coding sequence ATGAGCGACGAGGCTGACCGTCCGGCCGTGCCGGGGGTCCAGGTGGTGGTGGACTGCGCGGACCCGCACGCGCAGGCGGAGTTCTGGGCCGCCGCCCTGGGGTACGAGGTGGAGGACGTCGAGCCGCTGGTCCGGCGGATGCTCGAGGCCGGGTACGCCACCGACGCTGACGTGCTGGAGCGCGGCGGCGTGCTCGTGTGGCGCGACGCGGCGGCGGCCCGCGACCCCGGCGGCGTGCGACCGCGGCTCTACCTGCAGCGGGTGCCCGAGCCGAAGACCGTCAAGAACCGCGTGCACCTCGACCTGCACGTCGGGCCGGAGCGCGTCGACGGCGAGGTCGCGCGGCTGGAGGGCCTCGGCGCGACGCGCGCGGGGGAGGGGCGGCAGGGCCCGCAGCGCTGGGTGGTCATGGCCGACCCCGAGGGCAACGAGCTCTGCGTCAGCTGA
- the ppgK gene encoding polyphosphate--glucose phosphotransferase, which yields MGIDIGGSGIKGAPVDLTTGEFSAERVRIPTPQPSTPDAVSRVVKDIVEQIGQQLPDGGAGLPVGITFPAVIQHGVARTAANVDKGWVDFDVATLMQAVTGHPVHVVNDADAAGVAEARYGAAKGVKGVVVLATLGTGIGTAVMLDGVLLPNTELGHLEVDGHDAETRASDAARERDDLSWSHWAKRLSKYFQSLEALLWPDLIVVGGGVSKKSEKFLPELKLRTPIVPAQLLNSAGIVGAAALASERFR from the coding sequence ATCGGCATCGACATCGGCGGCTCGGGCATCAAGGGCGCCCCGGTCGACCTCACCACCGGCGAGTTCTCCGCGGAGCGCGTGCGCATCCCCACGCCGCAGCCGTCCACGCCGGACGCCGTCTCCCGGGTGGTCAAGGACATCGTCGAGCAGATCGGCCAGCAGCTGCCCGACGGCGGCGCGGGCCTGCCCGTCGGCATCACCTTCCCCGCCGTCATCCAGCACGGCGTGGCCCGCACCGCCGCGAACGTCGACAAGGGCTGGGTGGACTTCGACGTCGCCACCCTCATGCAGGCGGTCACCGGCCACCCGGTGCACGTGGTCAACGACGCCGACGCCGCCGGGGTGGCCGAGGCGCGCTACGGCGCCGCGAAGGGCGTGAAGGGCGTCGTCGTCCTGGCCACCCTCGGCACCGGCATCGGCACCGCGGTGATGCTGGACGGCGTGCTGCTGCCCAACACCGAGCTGGGCCACCTGGAGGTGGACGGGCACGACGCCGAGACGCGCGCCTCCGACGCCGCCCGCGAGCGCGACGACCTGTCCTGGTCGCACTGGGCCAAGCGCCTGTCGAAGTACTTCCAGAGCCTGGAGGCCCTGCTCTGGCCGGACCTCATCGTGGTCGGTGGCGGGGTGTCCAAGAAGTCGGAGAAGTTCCTGCCCGAGCTGAAGCTGCGCACGCCGATCGTCCCGGCCCAGCTGCTGAACTCCGCGGGCATCGTGGGCGCCGCGGCGCTGGCCAGCGAGCGCTTCCGCTGA
- a CDS encoding DinB family protein → MDTTTTEARWPEQALEQLTWHWEGQVRPRLEGLTDAELHWEPVPGCWGVRPQGTSSAPMSAGGGDWACDFGIPEPQPAPFTTIAWRLAHLTVGVFGQRAASHFGYRGPGSAGYLAHDYAGTADEALAQLDAAHAAWTDGVRSLAPSAWARPVGEAEGEWAAHPMSSLVLHITREAVHHGAEVCLLRDLWLHRAR, encoded by the coding sequence GTGGACACGACGACGACGGAGGCCCGCTGGCCCGAGCAGGCCCTGGAGCAGCTGACGTGGCACTGGGAGGGCCAGGTGCGCCCCCGCCTGGAGGGCCTGACCGACGCCGAGCTGCACTGGGAGCCGGTTCCGGGGTGCTGGGGCGTGCGCCCGCAGGGAACCTCGAGCGCGCCGATGAGCGCGGGCGGCGGCGACTGGGCCTGCGACTTCGGCATCCCCGAGCCGCAGCCGGCCCCGTTCACCACGATCGCCTGGCGCCTCGCGCACCTCACCGTGGGCGTCTTCGGCCAGCGGGCGGCCTCGCACTTCGGCTACCGGGGCCCGGGTTCCGCCGGGTACCTGGCCCACGACTACGCCGGCACCGCCGACGAGGCCCTGGCACAGCTGGACGCCGCGCACGCCGCGTGGACCGACGGCGTGCGCTCCCTCGCGCCCTCCGCCTGGGCCCGCCCGGTGGGCGAGGCGGAGGGCGAGTGGGCCGCGCACCCGATGAGCAGCCTCGTCCTGCACATCACCCGCGAGGCCGTGCACCACGGCGCCGAGGTCTGCCTCCTGCGAGACCTCTGGCTCCACCGGGCCCGCTGA
- a CDS encoding helix-turn-helix transcriptional regulator, with protein MLETSARLLRLLSLLSSRRSWAGDELAERLEVTPRTVRRDVDKLRSLGYQVDAAPGASGGYRLRAGTALPPLLLDDEEAVAVAVGLRTAAGAGVTGIAEAAVRALAGLEQVLPKRLRPRVEALGAATVPLTGGGPTVDGDVLVLLAAACRDSERIRFGYTDGAGRSSQRHAVPHRLVHTGRRWYLVALDLDRGPGEPPQGEWRSYRADRVRAPRASGHRQQLADPPDAAAFVSAAVSTAPYRWTARVRLQAPVEVVQRRVPPTVGQLEAEGDDACVLTTGSDSLDAIAAHLAWLGVPFSVLSPPQLKAAVRSLGWKLVASADAS; from the coding sequence GTGCTCGAGACGTCCGCCCGGCTGCTCCGCCTGCTGTCCCTGCTGTCCTCGCGGCGCAGCTGGGCCGGTGACGAGCTCGCCGAGCGCCTCGAGGTGACGCCCCGCACCGTGCGCCGGGACGTGGACAAGCTCCGCTCGCTCGGCTACCAGGTGGACGCGGCGCCGGGGGCCAGCGGCGGGTACCGGCTGCGCGCGGGGACCGCCCTGCCGCCGCTGCTGCTGGACGACGAGGAGGCCGTGGCGGTGGCCGTCGGGCTGCGGACCGCCGCCGGTGCGGGCGTCACGGGCATCGCGGAGGCGGCGGTGCGCGCGCTGGCCGGGCTGGAGCAGGTGCTGCCGAAGCGGCTGCGCCCGCGCGTGGAGGCGCTCGGCGCCGCGACCGTGCCGCTGACCGGCGGTGGTCCCACCGTCGACGGCGACGTGCTCGTGCTGCTGGCCGCGGCCTGCCGCGACTCCGAGCGGATCCGCTTCGGCTACACCGACGGCGCGGGGAGGTCGAGCCAGCGGCACGCGGTGCCGCACCGGCTCGTGCACACCGGGCGGCGCTGGTACCTCGTGGCGCTCGACCTCGACCGGGGCCCGGGCGAGCCGCCGCAGGGGGAGTGGCGCAGCTACCGGGCGGACCGGGTCCGCGCCCCGCGCGCCAGCGGCCACCGCCAGCAGCTGGCCGACCCGCCGGACGCCGCCGCGTTCGTCTCCGCTGCCGTCTCGACCGCGCCCTACCGGTGGACCGCCCGGGTGCGGCTGCAGGCGCCGGTGGAGGTGGTGCAGCGCCGGGTGCCGCCCACGGTCGGGCAGCTCGAGGCCGAGGGCGACGACGCCTGCGTGCTCACCACCGGCTCCGACTCCCTCGACGCGATCGCCGCTCACCTGGCGTGGCTGGGGGTGCCGTTCAGCGTGCTCTCGCCGCCGCAGCTCAAGGCGGCGGTGCGCTCGCTGGGGTGGAAGCTCGTTGCGTCTGCGGACGCGAGCTGA